The following are from one region of the Phycisphaerae bacterium genome:
- the pgl gene encoding 6-phosphogluconolactonase, with protein sequence METTINYKPNVEVVSDAEGLARRSVALFVGDAEKAIKAKGVFYVAISGGHTPWRFFELLSEVPKAKALPWDKIQLFWVDERYVPPDSQSSNYKLAADTFLAKVAIPKENVHRIPTEYSDFNVAAKRYEETIRKVFGLQENQFPQFDLIVLGMGAEGHTGSLFPNSYALLDTEDLACVVYILDEKLNRITLTRPVLCAASHLAVLVSGEEKAGILKEVLTSEPDEVRYPIHSLWPILDKVTWLADKQAAKLL encoded by the coding sequence ATGGAAACTACTATAAACTATAAACCGAATGTTGAAGTTGTTTCCGATGCTGAGGGACTTGCACGTAGAAGCGTTGCACTTTTCGTTGGCGATGCGGAAAAAGCGATAAAAGCAAAAGGCGTCTTTTACGTCGCGATATCAGGGGGGCATACACCTTGGCGTTTCTTTGAACTGCTCAGCGAAGTACCCAAAGCAAAAGCTCTGCCCTGGGACAAAATACAGTTATTCTGGGTTGACGAACGGTATGTTCCACCAGATTCACAATCAAGCAATTACAAGCTGGCTGCCGATACTTTTCTGGCTAAAGTTGCCATCCCCAAAGAAAACGTCCACAGGATACCAACGGAATATAGCGATTTCAATGTTGCGGCCAAGCGCTATGAAGAAACGATTCGAAAAGTTTTTGGTTTACAGGAAAATCAGTTTCCCCAATTCGACCTGATTGTGCTGGGTATGGGCGCTGAAGGGCATACTGGTTCGCTGTTTCCCAATAGCTACGCGCTTCTTGATACGGAGGATTTGGCCTGTGTCGTTTATATCCTGGACGAGAAGCTTAACAGGATAACCCTGACGCGTCCGGTTTTATGTGCTGCATCCCACTTGGCCGTGTTGGTTTCAGGGGAAGAAAAGGCCGGTATTTTGAAAGAAGTCCTGACCAGTGAGCCGGATGAGGTACGGTATCCTATACACAGCCTCTGGCCCATTCTCGATAAGGTTACGTGGCTGGCCGATAAGCAAGCGGCAAAGCTGCTGTAG
- a CDS encoding LysM peptidoglycan-binding domain-containing protein — protein sequence MQRDFKIGMALGLALVAIVVVLLSARPNLSIKARMRSPQSAVHREIGNPTFSHSVEPREETAISGSSAKKANNEQLKEMKVERFHIVRAGETLTEISYKYYGSAEKWQKILDANRSRLKDGNTLIPGVKLTIPQ from the coding sequence ATGCAGAGAGATTTCAAAATAGGAATGGCTCTGGGGTTAGCGTTGGTGGCTATAGTTGTGGTCCTGCTTTCTGCTCGACCCAACCTGAGTATCAAAGCAAGGATGCGGAGCCCACAATCTGCGGTGCATCGCGAAATTGGAAACCCTACATTCTCTCACAGTGTCGAACCTCGGGAAGAAACCGCTATAAGTGGGAGTTCAGCTAAAAAAGCAAATAATGAGCAGCTTAAGGAGATGAAGGTCGAGAGATTTCACATAGTGCGTGCCGGCGAAACTCTTACCGAAATTTCCTACAAATACTACGGCTCTGCAGAAAAATGGCAAAAGATTCTTGATGCCAACCGCTCTCGCTTGAAAGACGGGAACACCCTCATACCCGGCGTGAAACTAACCATCCCACAGTAA
- the secD gene encoding protein translocase subunit SecD, whose amino-acid sequence MNKSLLWKSILIIVLVVVAVWTLYPPDKTLKPGIDLAGGTSLIYEIDTQGLEGMEKKDLAQRMIVVLRRRIDPANIQNLVWRPQGGTRFEIQMPLASEETRQRRQDFEKARSDLLAENINVTVILSSLQKPVEQRTKDFEEFAQGSPDRMTILNKLADVYDHRKEIQGKRDKLFSELAASGKILTVAGLNLDDIKQHIGDWIKLDEQQLKDVLTGYLGSEGKLDMLTKYVNMYTEWAGVVEQLTNAVTGVNVSYREATKTLDKFNLTEEQLKFCLEMPPKSLKRNYAIDELKAGFPDRSEKIDRAIAAFDEYRPFQGRLDDPRDLQRMLKGAGILEFRILPAQGHAEVDADEMDGYVERLKTKGPKYASDSKNIWCEIENIDEFKRNDVYVAQFGDKFYVLASNKKGETLLHSVEGKDWSLKRAYPTTDQTGRRAIGFSFDEKGGRLFGEITGKNIDRPLCILLDGVAISAPNINSVIFTHGIIQGSFTQIQVVDMVNKLNAGSLPARLIEQPISVKTIGPSIGADNRDKGIRSGLIGLAGTMLCMAIYYTLGGAIADVALLMNLLFTLAIMALLRATFTLPGIAGAILTIGMSVDANVLIFERIREEQQKGVSLRGAIKNGYEKAFSAIFDSNITTIMTAAILYWVGSEEIKGFALVLMLGLSSSLFTALFVTRTIFDWLLAKRIIKDHLVMLNLIHRPNINWMSLRPVFFTISAILTIGGVAVFLTRDDTKNNKYDIEFTGGTSIQINLKDDANLDRRIVEDRIHKAGTDAGSSGLAAASVYSIGTSGKQYEITTTETNKTKASVTFPQAGQTIEAMAAAIKKAAEKKDARLSNLVIIPVSGTATEFTVTTSQLNTFLVGDVLKIAFPDASVSQPQVDEIVNDAVLTAFANELKIQQNLQPEIVSQEKLTQQIVDSYPALVDFIGGIKITCNIERAATAEEINRRLADLRFKPDMQNLNWYSYKILSSDMTTMEPNQPVKSFVYLGVEPEAGFRELSEDEWAQFVKNETDKVLAATEMEASLPRVTQIDPSVGEEAKTRALVAIVLSLIAILIYIWVRFGDLHFGFGAIITLFHDTCVTVGMVTACTYIAATTIGQKLLIGDFKIDLAMIAAFLTLLGYSINDTIVIYDRIRENRRKGTLTPQIINNSINETLSRTLLTSTTTLLVLIVMYIFGGTGLRGFNFAMLFGIILGTYSSIAISAPVLLLRFKTTDKKAKAKEALPAKPQPAK is encoded by the coding sequence ATGAACAAGAGTTTATTGTGGAAATCTATTTTAATTATTGTTCTTGTGGTTGTTGCGGTGTGGACCTTATATCCTCCGGACAAAACCTTAAAGCCGGGAATAGACCTTGCGGGCGGAACAAGCCTTATCTATGAGATTGATACGCAGGGACTTGAGGGAATGGAAAAGAAAGACTTGGCCCAGAGGATGATAGTTGTTCTGCGAAGGCGAATAGACCCCGCCAACATCCAAAACCTTGTATGGCGTCCGCAGGGCGGCACCCGTTTTGAGATACAAATGCCTTTGGCCAGTGAAGAAACCCGCCAGAGGCGGCAGGATTTTGAAAAAGCGCGCAGCGATCTGCTGGCAGAAAATATAAACGTTACAGTTATTTTGAGCTCTTTGCAAAAGCCGGTAGAACAGCGAACCAAAGATTTCGAAGAGTTCGCTCAGGGCTCTCCTGACAGAATGACGATACTCAACAAACTGGCAGATGTCTATGACCATCGCAAGGAAATACAGGGCAAGCGAGACAAGCTCTTTTCGGAACTGGCGGCTTCGGGAAAGATACTTACCGTTGCCGGACTTAATCTCGATGATATAAAACAACATATTGGCGACTGGATTAAACTGGATGAGCAGCAATTAAAAGATGTGCTGACAGGCTACCTCGGCTCCGAAGGCAAACTGGACATGCTCACTAAGTATGTAAATATGTATACCGAATGGGCTGGAGTTGTCGAGCAGCTGACAAATGCTGTAACGGGTGTAAATGTCAGCTATAGAGAGGCAACAAAAACCCTCGATAAATTTAATCTTACCGAAGAACAGCTAAAATTCTGTCTCGAAATGCCTCCCAAGTCACTTAAACGCAATTACGCCATCGATGAGCTTAAAGCCGGATTTCCCGACCGTTCAGAAAAGATTGACAGGGCAATTGCGGCCTTTGACGAATATCGTCCTTTCCAGGGAAGACTCGACGACCCGCGAGACCTCCAGCGAATGCTGAAAGGCGCCGGAATACTGGAGTTCAGAATACTGCCGGCACAGGGACACGCGGAAGTGGACGCCGATGAGATGGACGGCTATGTTGAGCGGCTTAAGACAAAGGGACCCAAATACGCCTCAGACAGTAAAAATATATGGTGTGAAATAGAAAATATCGATGAATTTAAAAGGAATGATGTCTACGTTGCCCAATTCGGCGATAAGTTCTATGTCCTGGCAAGCAACAAAAAAGGTGAGACTTTACTGCACAGCGTCGAAGGTAAAGACTGGAGCCTGAAGAGGGCCTACCCCACAACAGACCAGACCGGTCGAAGGGCCATTGGTTTTTCCTTTGATGAGAAAGGCGGAAGGTTGTTTGGTGAAATTACCGGGAAAAATATTGACCGGCCTCTTTGCATCCTGCTCGATGGTGTAGCCATATCCGCTCCGAACATTAATTCGGTAATATTTACACACGGCATAATACAGGGCAGCTTCACACAAATACAAGTTGTTGATATGGTCAACAAATTAAACGCCGGCTCTCTGCCGGCCAGACTAATAGAACAGCCCATCTCGGTAAAAACGATAGGTCCGTCCATCGGTGCCGACAATCGTGATAAAGGAATCAGGTCTGGCTTAATCGGCCTTGCTGGAACAATGCTTTGTATGGCAATTTATTACACCCTCGGCGGAGCAATCGCCGATGTGGCGCTGCTTATGAACCTGTTGTTCACACTGGCAATAATGGCATTACTGCGGGCAACCTTTACGCTGCCCGGTATTGCCGGTGCCATTTTGACTATTGGAATGAGTGTTGATGCCAACGTGCTAATTTTTGAGAGAATCCGCGAAGAACAGCAGAAGGGCGTATCCCTGAGGGGTGCCATCAAAAACGGCTACGAAAAGGCGTTCAGCGCCATTTTCGATTCCAATATTACCACAATTATGACCGCTGCCATTCTTTACTGGGTTGGTTCGGAAGAAATAAAGGGCTTTGCCTTGGTACTTATGCTCGGCCTGTCATCGAGCTTGTTCACCGCCTTATTTGTAACAAGAACAATCTTTGATTGGCTGCTTGCCAAACGAATTATAAAAGACCATTTGGTTATGTTAAACCTGATACACAGGCCGAATATAAACTGGATGAGCCTGCGACCGGTATTCTTTACGATTTCGGCGATACTTACCATTGGAGGCGTAGCTGTATTCCTGACGAGGGATGACACAAAAAACAACAAATACGACATTGAATTTACCGGCGGAACAAGTATTCAAATCAACCTAAAGGACGATGCCAACCTTGATAGGCGAATAGTGGAAGACAGAATCCACAAAGCCGGAACTGATGCGGGAAGCTCCGGTTTGGCAGCGGCAAGCGTCTATAGCATCGGAACGTCTGGTAAACAGTATGAAATAACCACGACAGAAACAAATAAAACTAAAGCTTCAGTCACTTTCCCGCAAGCTGGCCAGACAATCGAAGCGATGGCTGCGGCAATCAAAAAAGCCGCGGAAAAGAAAGATGCCAGACTGAGTAATCTTGTGATAATTCCTGTCAGCGGAACAGCCACTGAATTCACTGTAACAACAAGCCAGTTGAATACATTTTTAGTGGGAGACGTTTTAAAAATTGCTTTTCCCGACGCCAGCGTTTCGCAGCCGCAAGTCGATGAAATTGTCAATGATGCAGTACTAACTGCCTTTGCGAATGAACTGAAAATTCAGCAAAATCTTCAGCCGGAGATTGTCTCGCAGGAAAAATTAACCCAGCAGATTGTAGATTCTTACCCTGCACTTGTCGACTTTATTGGCGGTATTAAAATTACCTGCAATATCGAAAGGGCTGCCACGGCGGAAGAAATCAACCGAAGATTGGCGGATTTGCGATTCAAGCCTGATATGCAAAACCTTAACTGGTATTCCTATAAAATCCTCAGTTCGGATATGACGACAATGGAACCAAACCAGCCGGTGAAGTCTTTTGTTTATCTTGGTGTTGAGCCTGAGGCTGGTTTCCGTGAATTAAGTGAAGATGAGTGGGCACAGTTTGTTAAAAACGAAACAGACAAGGTGCTTGCCGCAACCGAAATGGAGGCCTCGTTGCCGCGAGTAACACAGATAGACCCGTCGGTCGGCGAAGAGGCAAAAACGCGGGCACTGGTTGCTATTGTCTTGTCGTTGATTGCGATATTGATTTACATCTGGGTTCGATTTGGAGATTTACACTTCGGCTTCGGTGCCATCATAACGCTCTTTCATGATACCTGTGTTACAGTCGGTATGGTTACCGCCTGCACTTATATAGCCGCAACAACAATCGGCCAGAAATTGCTCATCGGAGATTTCAAAATCGACCTTGCTATGATAGCTGCCTTCCTGACGCTGCTCGGATATTCGATCAACGATACAATTGTTATTTACGATCGTATTCGTGAGAACCGCCGCAAGGGTACTTTGACGCCGCAGATAATCAACAACAGCATCAACGAAACTCTTTCCAGAACCCTGCTGACAAGTACTACTACGCTTTTGGTCCTGATAGTAATGTACATCTTCGGAGGCACAGGGCTGCGAGGTTTTAACTTTGCAATGCTCTTTGGCATTATTTTAGGGACATACTCTTCAATAGCGATTTCGGCGCCAGTATTGTTGCTCCGCTTCAAAACTACCGATAAAAAAGCAAAGGCCAAGGAAGCATTACCCGCAAAACCACAGCCTGCGAAATAA
- the yajC gene encoding preprotein translocase subunit YajC, whose protein sequence is MNNLWILANVEGNEAPLGGITSEPETEASTKIPSDSDAVATKGTEQKPFGNMVWVIWIALMLVMFFVVFRGPQKQKQERKKLIQSLQKNDRVQTIGGIFGTVVDIKGDEITLKVDESNNTKIKVASSAIGRNLSQDKS, encoded by the coding sequence ATGAACAATTTATGGATTTTAGCCAACGTGGAGGGCAATGAGGCGCCGCTGGGTGGTATTACTTCAGAACCTGAAACGGAGGCCTCAACCAAGATTCCATCTGACTCCGATGCCGTTGCGACGAAGGGTACGGAACAGAAGCCGTTCGGGAACATGGTGTGGGTGATTTGGATTGCTTTGATGCTCGTAATGTTTTTTGTCGTTTTTAGAGGGCCTCAAAAGCAAAAGCAGGAACGTAAAAAACTGATCCAATCGCTGCAAAAAAACGACAGGGTCCAGACAATCGGCGGGATTTTTGGCACCGTTGTGGATATCAAAGGCGACGAGATTACATTGAAAGTCGACGAGTCGAATAATACGAAAATAAAAGTTGCATCTTCAGCAATTGGAAGGAATTTGTCACAAGATAAATCGTAA
- the tgt gene encoding tRNA guanosine(34) transglycosylase Tgt: protein MGSFEILSTDSCSAARLGVLTTAHGKVETPVFMPVGSSGAVKGITPQQLEETGSVIVLANTYHLLLRPGIEAVEKAGGLHKLMGWNKPILTDSGGYQVFSLSPLAKIDDEGVEFASHIDGAKIYLNAEIATGIQNRLGADIIMCFDQCTPFPCSDSQLKKATERSIQWAKRARDAHNNPDQLLFGIVQGGTDLLLRELCAGELVELDFGGYAIGGLGVGEGHQEMIRIVSGTTRVLPEDKPRYLMGVGTPADIIAAVRAGVDMFDCVLPTRNGRNGFAFTENGPVRLRNNAHISDTSPIEACCDCYCCRNFSRASLRHFFNVGEMLGPILVSLHNLRFYQRLMVRIKQVLKEDKFAEWAEEQLKNGY from the coding sequence ATGGGTAGCTTCGAAATTCTATCTACAGACAGTTGTTCCGCAGCCCGGCTGGGAGTATTAACCACAGCCCACGGCAAGGTCGAGACGCCTGTTTTTATGCCGGTAGGCAGTTCCGGGGCGGTAAAAGGAATAACGCCACAGCAGCTCGAAGAAACCGGTTCTGTAATTGTTTTAGCCAATACATATCATTTGTTGCTGCGGCCCGGAATCGAGGCGGTAGAAAAGGCCGGCGGACTGCACAAACTGATGGGGTGGAACAAGCCCATACTGACCGACAGCGGCGGTTATCAAGTCTTTTCGCTAAGCCCGCTGGCTAAAATCGATGATGAGGGAGTTGAGTTTGCCAGTCATATAGATGGAGCAAAAATATATCTTAATGCTGAAATCGCCACCGGAATTCAGAACCGGCTCGGCGCCGATATAATAATGTGTTTCGACCAGTGCACGCCGTTTCCCTGTAGTGACTCGCAGCTAAAGAAAGCGACGGAAAGAAGCATACAGTGGGCGAAACGTGCCAGGGATGCGCACAATAACCCTGACCAGTTGTTGTTTGGTATTGTTCAGGGCGGGACAGATTTGCTGCTTCGAGAGCTTTGTGCCGGCGAACTTGTCGAACTGGACTTTGGCGGTTATGCCATCGGAGGATTGGGCGTGGGCGAGGGACATCAAGAGATGATAAGAATAGTCTCCGGTACAACACGAGTTTTACCGGAGGATAAACCTCGCTATTTAATGGGCGTTGGTACGCCGGCAGATATTATTGCCGCTGTGAGGGCCGGCGTCGATATGTTTGATTGTGTTCTGCCAACCAGAAACGGCCGAAACGGTTTTGCTTTCACTGAAAATGGTCCTGTGCGATTGAGGAACAACGCACATATAAGCGACACCTCGCCAATTGAAGCCTGCTGCGATTGTTACTGTTGCAGGAATTTTAGCCGGGCATCCTTAAGGCATTTCTTTAATGTCGGAGAAATGCTCGGGCCGATTTTAGTGTCACTGCATAATTTAAGGTTTTACCAGAGACTAATGGTCCGCATAAAGCAGGTCCTTAAAGAAGACAAATTTGCTGAATGGGCAGAGGAACAATTAAAAAATGGCTATTGA
- a CDS encoding SpoIID/LytB domain-containing protein, producing MDIDPQFWIRVLLLDGIKACTLKISSTFTVLDAQTRIPAACIEQTDAPMEVTITDGSIAISGRPFTGEQIIIFPDEPYIFNLDGADYRGELKLILNPDCNSFSAINLVPLEPYLAGVISAEMPNYWEPEALKAQAIAARTYCLYIKKRFGSGRNWDVTKTQANQRYLGIAAESAQVWNAVNRTYGQVLVCEQTDGSTGLFPAYYSSSCGGHTENSKNVFGDSFAPLEGVPCSYCESVAKADFFYWPTVWFNKSVVAEKLLKRYPRLAGIGEIINVNSVGQSNYEGYSRLTRIEITGSSGKRDFLRAEDFRLAIDPSGQEIKSAVCQIVNTGDKWAFVQGRGFGHGVGMCQCGAEGMARQGKNSKQILFYYYPGSNIERVY from the coding sequence ATGGATATCGATCCGCAGTTTTGGATAAGGGTTTTGCTCCTTGACGGCATCAAAGCCTGCACACTGAAGATTAGTTCCACGTTCACCGTTTTGGATGCCCAAACGCGGATTCCGGCGGCCTGCATTGAACAAACAGATGCACCGATGGAGGTAACGATAACCGACGGCAGTATTGCCATTTCCGGCAGACCTTTTACCGGCGAGCAGATAATTATTTTTCCTGATGAACCGTATATTTTTAACCTGGATGGCGCCGATTACCGCGGCGAATTGAAGCTAATACTCAATCCTGATTGTAATTCTTTTAGTGCTATAAATCTTGTTCCGCTTGAGCCGTATTTGGCCGGTGTAATAAGCGCCGAGATGCCTAATTACTGGGAACCTGAGGCGCTTAAAGCGCAGGCAATTGCGGCAAGAACCTATTGTTTGTATATTAAAAAGCGTTTCGGCAGCGGCCGCAACTGGGATGTTACCAAAACACAGGCCAACCAGCGTTATCTCGGGATTGCAGCCGAATCGGCTCAAGTCTGGAATGCTGTCAATCGGACGTATGGCCAGGTTTTGGTCTGCGAGCAAACTGACGGTAGCACGGGGCTGTTCCCTGCTTACTACAGCTCAAGCTGCGGCGGTCATACCGAGAACAGCAAAAATGTGTTCGGAGATTCTTTTGCGCCGCTTGAGGGCGTACCGTGTTCGTATTGTGAGAGCGTGGCAAAGGCAGATTTTTTTTACTGGCCGACGGTCTGGTTTAACAAGAGTGTTGTTGCAGAGAAATTGCTAAAGCGGTATCCGAGGCTGGCGGGAATCGGAGAAATTATAAATGTAAATTCTGTCGGGCAGAGCAACTACGAGGGATATTCCAGGTTGACACGGATAGAAATTACCGGCTCAAGCGGCAAAAGAGATTTTTTGCGTGCTGAGGACTTCCGTCTTGCAATAGACCCAAGCGGGCAGGAGATAAAAAGCGCAGTCTGTCAAATCGTCAATACGGGCGATAAATGGGCATTTGTACAGGGCAGAGGCTTCGGCCACGGTGTTGGAATGTGCCAATGCGGGGCAGAGGGGATGGCCAGGCAGGGTAAAAATTCAAAGCAGATTCTCTTTTATTATTATCCCGGCTCAAATATCGAAAGAGTTTATTGA
- a CDS encoding DNA-directed RNA polymerase subunit alpha C-terminal domain-containing protein: protein MEQVAECQIDLFADKLPSLEEIEKLSFFVHSSEANRIAFSKRVEENMSGTGQKAFIAAGIGLFILGKYAEAVKRLEKAKDGKEKYIYLAFALRRMARFDEAIKDLQKALEYEADKMNITLEKAATYRHASNFDAAAKELKTLANFENVSAEYHYQLGRLQETQGLYDEATDNYKIALELSPNHQKALFHLAYRCDLSGDEEAAVDYYKQIASVTPVYVSALLNLAVLYEDMGEFDRAAQCIDKVLKYHPNHQRASLFKKDIESSKTMFYDEEKEKKKDRRTQILETPISDFELSVRSRNCLKKMSIDTVGDLLNITEVELLSYKNFGETSLREIKVILESKGLHLGMALEEKQFTPAEPFERSGVKEEYEGLLSKPVEDLQLSVRARKCVQKLNIRTIGELVHKTEAELLGVKNFGVTSLNEIKKAISNLGLSLRSLE, encoded by the coding sequence ATGGAACAGGTTGCAGAGTGCCAAATAGACTTGTTTGCAGATAAGCTGCCGTCATTAGAAGAGATTGAGAAATTGTCGTTTTTTGTCCATTCCAGCGAGGCTAATCGGATAGCTTTCAGCAAACGGGTGGAAGAAAATATGTCCGGAACCGGCCAAAAAGCTTTTATAGCGGCGGGCATCGGCCTTTTTATCCTTGGCAAGTATGCCGAGGCGGTCAAGAGATTAGAAAAAGCAAAAGACGGCAAAGAGAAATATATCTATCTGGCGTTCGCACTTCGCCGAATGGCCAGATTCGATGAAGCGATAAAAGATTTGCAAAAGGCACTCGAATATGAAGCGGACAAGATGAACATAACACTGGAGAAAGCCGCCACGTATCGTCATGCATCAAACTTCGACGCAGCGGCCAAGGAACTCAAGACGCTGGCCAATTTTGAGAACGTAAGCGCGGAATACCACTACCAGCTTGGCCGTCTTCAGGAAACACAGGGGCTTTATGACGAGGCAACGGACAATTACAAAATAGCATTGGAATTATCTCCGAATCATCAAAAGGCCCTTTTCCATTTGGCGTATCGCTGTGATTTATCCGGTGATGAAGAGGCAGCCGTTGACTACTACAAGCAAATTGCTTCAGTTACTCCGGTTTATGTCAGCGCCCTTCTGAATTTAGCTGTGCTTTATGAGGATATGGGCGAATTTGACAGGGCGGCTCAATGTATAGATAAGGTCTTAAAGTATCACCCCAATCACCAAAGAGCAAGCCTGTTCAAAAAGGACATTGAAAGCTCAAAAACAATGTTCTACGATGAAGAAAAAGAGAAGAAAAAAGACCGCAGGACCCAAATTCTCGAAACTCCAATCTCAGATTTTGAGCTGTCGGTGCGCAGCAGGAACTGCCTCAAAAAAATGAGTATTGATACGGTCGGGGACCTTTTGAACATTACTGAGGTAGAGCTGCTGTCTTATAAGAATTTTGGTGAAACCTCGCTGCGGGAGATAAAGGTCATTCTTGAATCAAAAGGATTACATCTCGGCATGGCGCTGGAGGAAAAGCAGTTTACCCCGGCAGAGCCGTTCGAGCGCAGCGGCGTAAAAGAGGAATACGAAGGTCTTTTGAGCAAGCCTGTGGAAGACCTTCAATTGTCGGTCCGTGCTCGAAAGTGCGTGCAAAAGCTCAATATTCGCACAATCGGTGAATTGGTACACAAGACAGAGGCCGAACTTCTCGGTGTTAAAAATTTCGGCGTGACGAGCTTGAACGAAATTAAAAAAGCCATTAGCAACCTTGGGTTATCGTTGCGAAGCCTGGAATAA
- the hemA gene encoding glutamyl-tRNA reductase: MKLVLNNVTYRNCPVHLREKVAFPPEKRCIMLKKMRAEKNIFEAVVLETCSRSEFYIYAKKDFDVAGFLAELIGQVQPEALDIWSKYSRQSAGADAVQHLFEVVAGLDSQMLGENQVLSQVKSAYTESIDCRMSKFLLHHLFHEAFRVGKSVRTNTDINCGAVSISLAAVELAKKKIDLSSASAMVIGAGENAALAAKYLLKARLPTLTIANRNADKAQVLRTQLKAGEIISLADIANRLADVDLVISSTAATEPVVTYQTVAHTLSHRKKPLLLIDLAVPRDIEPQINQFECVSLFNIDDLNEQISLNKEKRNREIPKAQAIAEEFTGKFMQWYDSLNLTPTIIQLTQQGLNMAHSEADRYAKDFGEGNADKLELFAESLVKKILHGPITFLKNGDDEKPSTEQLRAVDLINKMFLSQGKRD; this comes from the coding sequence ATGAAGCTTGTTTTGAACAATGTAACTTACCGTAATTGCCCCGTGCATCTGCGCGAAAAGGTCGCTTTTCCCCCGGAAAAACGCTGCATTATGCTGAAAAAAATGCGTGCCGAAAAAAATATCTTCGAAGCAGTTGTCCTCGAAACCTGTAGCCGGTCCGAATTTTACATCTACGCTAAAAAAGATTTCGATGTAGCTGGCTTTCTGGCCGAGCTTATCGGGCAAGTGCAGCCGGAGGCACTCGATATCTGGAGCAAATACAGCCGCCAGAGCGCCGGGGCCGATGCCGTTCAGCATCTTTTCGAAGTCGTCGCAGGCCTCGATTCGCAGATGCTCGGCGAAAATCAGGTCCTCTCCCAGGTAAAATCCGCCTACACAGAATCCATCGATTGCCGTATGAGTAAATTCCTGCTCCACCACCTCTTTCACGAGGCCTTTCGGGTAGGAAAATCAGTGCGAACCAATACCGACATCAACTGCGGTGCGGTTTCAATAAGTTTGGCTGCTGTAGAGCTGGCCAAAAAGAAAATCGATTTGTCCTCCGCCTCAGCGATGGTAATAGGCGCAGGGGAAAACGCCGCCCTGGCGGCAAAGTATCTCCTCAAGGCCCGCCTGCCGACCCTGACTATCGCAAACCGCAATGCTGACAAAGCACAAGTCCTCAGAACACAGCTTAAAGCAGGTGAAATAATCTCTCTTGCCGACATTGCTAACAGACTCGCTGACGTCGACCTTGTGATTAGCTCGACCGCCGCTACTGAGCCGGTCGTAACATATCAGACTGTCGCACATACCCTCTCACACAGAAAAAAACCGCTTCTGCTCATAGACCTCGCTGTGCCGCGAGATATAGAGCCGCAAATCAACCAGTTTGAATGTGTCTCCCTGTTCAATATCGATGATTTGAACGAGCAGATAAGTCTGAACAAAGAAAAACGAAACCGTGAGATTCCAAAAGCACAGGCCATCGCCGAAGAATTTACTGGTAAATTTATGCAATGGTATGATTCGCTTAATCTCACACCGACAATTATACAGTTGACACAGCAAGGTCTTAACATGGCCCATAGCGAAGCTGATCGCTACGCAAAAGATTTCGGCGAAGGCAACGCAGACAAACTGGAGCTTTTTGCCGAGTCTCTCGTTAAGAAGATACTGCACGGGCCAATCACCTTTCTCAAAAATGGCGACGACGAAAAACCGAGCACGGAACAGCTCCGGGCGGTGGATTTGATAAACAAAATGTTCCTCTCACAAGGTAAACGTGATTAA